The following proteins are encoded in a genomic region of Arachis stenosperma cultivar V10309 chromosome 4, arast.V10309.gnm1.PFL2, whole genome shotgun sequence:
- the LOC130975000 gene encoding uncharacterized protein LOC130975000: protein MGATPFHRSILEVRLPKHFDKPTDMRYDGTQDPLEHLTAFEARMNLEGVRDEVRCRAFLVTLAGPAIRWFNGLPQGSIYGFSDISRAFLAQFTTRIAKAKHPINLLGITQRQGELTRKYLDRFNDECLEIDGLTDLVASLCLTNGLLNENFRKHLTTKPVWTMHEIQTVAKEYINDEEVSQVVAANKRQSGYSQPRQQVSGERLKEQAREGAPSKTPRPFPRVGKFTNYTPLTLLIMEVYQQIAEKGILPKLRPLKDRTGGNKNFYCDYHKGYGYQTQDCFDLKDALEQAIREGKLTEFSHLIREPRRCHRDQDEEGKTRSAKRRQETEDRDHGFTVVNVVTAKNTAPRSRSAHKKDAKVLAVSSSLMRNSKKPPSISFGPEDQWSDDASENPPMVITARVGTGLVKRILVDTGADSNIMFRNVFDALVLRDADLTTHQHGVIGLGD, encoded by the coding sequence ATGGGCGCCACCCCATTCCACCGATCCATCCTCGAAGTCCGGTTGCCGAAGCACTTCGAcaaaccaacggacatgaggtacgatgGAACTCAAGACCCTCTGGAGCACCTCACGGCCTTCGAAGCAAGGATGAATCTGGAGGGAGTAAGGGACGAGGTGAGGTGCCGAGCCTTCCTGGTAACCCTAGCAGGACCTGCGATCagatggtttaacggcctcccgCAAGGGTCAATCTATGGGTTTTCGGACATCAGCCGTGCCTTCCTGGCCCAGTTCACAACACGAATAGCAAAGGCAAAGCACCCGATCAACCTTCTGGGGATAACCCAGAGACAAGGAGAGCTgaccagaaaatacctggaTCGGTTCAATGACGAATGCTTGGAAATCGACGGCCTAACCGATTTGGTGGCCAGCCTTTGCCTGacgaacggcctcctcaacgagaaCTTTCGAAAACACCTTACCACAAAACCAGTTTGGACGATGCACGAGATCCAAACGGTGGCCAAGGAGTATATAAACGACGAGGAAGTCAGCCAagtcgtggctgccaataaaCGGCAGTCCGGCTACAGCCAACCTAGGCAACAAGTTAGCGGAGAAAGACTAAAAGAACAAGCCAGGGAAGGAGCGCCAAGCAAAACACCCAGGCCATTCCCCCGGGTCGGGAAATTCACCAACTACACTCCGCTCACTCTTCTcatcatggaagtttatcaGCAAATAGCCGAGAAAGGAATTTTGCCGAAGCTCCGACCACTCAAGGACCGTACAGGAGGAAACAAGAACTTCTATTGTGACTATCACAAGGGCTATGGTTACCAAACACAAGACTGCTTTGACCTGAAGGATGCACTAGAACAAGCGATAAGGGAGGGTAAGCTAACAGAATTCTCCCATCTTATCAGGGAGCCGAGGAGGTGCCATCGCGACCAAGACGAAGAAGGCAAAACCCGTTCGGCAAAGCGGCGACAAGAGACAGAAGACAGAGATCACGGCTTCACCGTGGTAAACGTGGTGACGGCCAAAAACACCGCGCCAAGGTCACGATCGGCGCATAAAAAAGATGCCAAGGTCTTGGCGGTCTCCTCCTCGTTGATGCGAAACTCTAAGAAGCCCCCCTCCATTTCCTTCGGCCCGGAGGACCAATGGTCTGACGACGCCTCTGAAAACCCACCCATGGTCATCacggccagagtgggaaccggTCTCGTCAAGCGAATCCTTGTCGACACGGGGGCAGACTCGAAcatcatgttccgcaacgtATTTGATGCACTGGTACTAAGGGACGCCGACCTGACGACTCACCAGCACGGGGTCATTGGATTGGgcgactga